One Mycolicibacterium sp. ND9-15 genomic window, TGGCAGATCTGCGATCCCGGCGCCGGCCAGTTCGGGTCGACCGCCCGCATCCGGCTGTTGCCGACAACCCACTGTGAGTAGGTCCAGCCATTGGCCATGACGTCCCATACCTGCTGACGAGAAGCGTGAATATCGCGAGTCACAGTCACGCCGGTGATATACCCGGCTCGCGGGAAACCACTCATGTTCACGCCCCGGTGAAGCCCCAGCGTCGACTAGACCTTTCGGTTCTCCGACTTGATCAGCCACGCCAGCTTCTCGAGGCCGTCGATCAGCTCGTGCAGGATGTCGGCGGTGGTGGGGTCCTCGGCGTCGACCGCGTCGTGGACCTGGCGCATCGTGTCGACCGCGGCGTACACCCGGCCCGCGATCAGATCGACCGCATCCTGCGTGCTCACCGCGTACGCGGGGAACTGCGGCAGCGTGGTGCCGGCGGTGACCGTGTCCGATCGGCCGTCCGGCCAGGCTTCGAGCGCGCGCATGCGTTCGGCGATCGTGTCGCTGCCTTCGCGGGCGAAGTCGACGAGCTCGTCGAGCTGAAGGTGGAGGTCCCGAAAGTTGGTGCCGACGATGTTCCAATGCGCCTGCTTACCTTGCAGATGCAGCTCGACCAGGTCGACCAGAACCCGCTGCAGGTTTGCGCCGAGCTCGGGCGAGGCCTGGAATCCCTGTACTTCGTCTTCTGAACGACGTGTCGTGATGGTCATGATTCTGACAGTCCTCCCTAATCTGGATTGAGTCCAGTTTAGCATTTCCTGGTCACTAGGCATTCTGTTGGTCCTGCTTGTCCAACAGCCGCGCATAGCCGGCGCCCATGCCCAGCAGCACCAGGCCCACGACGATGAACACCACCACCCGGAAGATGCCGTCGAGGGTGCCGAGGTCGAAGAGGAACAGCTTGGTCATCGCGGCGGCCACCAGAGCCAATCCTCCGCCGATCGGCAGGGACCGGCCGGTTCGCGGGAGCTTCGCCGCGTAGCCGAACAGCGCGGCGGCCAGTGCGATCCAGCAGATCGTCGCCGCCATGTGACCCGCATAGAAGCCGCTGTCTGTGCCCGCGGCCAGCACACCGGCGGTGACGGCGAACGTCGTGAGCGCGTATCCGGTGACGGCGGCGGCACCCGCCCACGTGGCGGAGTTGCGCCGTGGAAACGACCATGCGACGACAACCGACCACGCCATCAGCAGAACGCTGGCGACCAGGGTGGATACGCCAACCGCGGCGCTAGTCGCGGTGCCCCACAGCAGCGTGTACGGCGGGGCCCAGCTCAGATAGCAGGCAGCGCCGATGAGCGCGAAGCCGATCGAGATCGCCCTGGCCGTCATGTGGCGCCGGCCCGTCGCCGCCACCACGAGCGCCATCGCCAGCAACACCGGGCCCGTGATTGGGCCTTCGAACGCCGCGAGCACGCCGATCAGCGCGCAAACCGCGGAGAGCACCGCCCAGATCCGGCGAACGGCGCGGTCCAATCCCGGCAACCGGTCACCGACCACCACGAGCGCCAGCAGCGCCGCCGCCAGGGCGGCCGCCATCAGGGCCGCAGTGACGCGGTCGACGGCCAGGGCGACCGACAGCACCGGTAGGACGCCCGCCCCGGTGAGCACCGCCATTACCGGCTTGTTCGCGGTCCCCGGCAAGAGGATGAGCGCCCCGGCGATCGCTAGCAGCGCCGCGATGCCGGTCGCGCCGGCCAGCCACCGATCGCGTCCGGCGTCGAAGTACACGCCGACGAGTGCGACCAACAGTGGCAAGGTGACGGCCGCGATGCGGGCGGCGTGCAACCAGAGCCAGTCCTTGCCGATCTGCACGGGCAGCGACGCCGCCGACAGCGCGAGCATGAACGCGACCAGCAGCAGCGTGACGCCGCCGACCACCACCGGCGCCAACACCAGCAGCGGCACCAGGACGAGAAGCCCCAACTGTTCAGAGTCCCAGCGGCGCGACACCGCAAGCCCAGCTCCCGCGATCGTCGCTGCGATGACCAGTCCGACGGGCGCGGACACCCAGCCATAGATCGACGTCACCGCGATGACGTCCATGTAGGCCGCGGCGATACCGGTCGCCATCAGCGAGACTGCCCCGACGCGGCCGCCGAGGCGCGGGTACAGCCACCACCCGGCGGCCGCCAGTCCCCCGGCCAGCGCCGCTCCGGCCGCGACCCTGATTTCAGGTCTCAGCATGCCCGCCTGCGCGGCCAGCACGAGCAGGAACACCACCCCGATCAACGTCACCGCGACACCGGCGATGGCCAGCAGCTTGCCGATCCATCCGTCATCGCGCGGCGGTTTGGGCGCAGGCGGCGGTGGATATGGAACGGGCGCAACGTGAGGCGGGGGGTACGTCACGGGCGGTGCGTAAGGACGTGTGCGCTGTTGCGGCGGCGGCGACGGCGCCAGCAACCGGTCGAGCTCGGTCAGGTCGGCAGACGCACGCGCCAACTGCGCCGAGAGCGCGGCGAAATCGGTGGACAGGCGGGCGATGACGGCGTGTTGCGGTTCGGTCATGGAAGCCATCGTCACAGCGCGACGGCCTCATGGGATGAGTAGGACTACTCGTCGAGGCCGTGTTCGATCGCGTATCGGGCCAGTTCGACGCGGTTGGCAATCTGCAATTTGCGAAACGTGGCCTGAACGTGGTTCTCGACGGTGCGGTGGCTGAGCGACAGCCGGGCGGCAATCTGCTTGGCTGTCAGGCCTTTGGCGACGTAGCGCAGGATCTCGGTCTCGCGCTCGGTCAGGCGCGGCGTCTCCGGGCGGTCGCCCCGATGCTGCGCGATGCGCCGGTATTCGCCCAGCACCAGGCCGGCCAGTCCCGGCGTGAATACGGCCCGGCCTTCTGCCGTGGCGCGCACCGCATCCCCGAGCTCCTGCTTCGACGCACTTTTCACCAGGTAGCCGGTGGCGCCGGCCTTCACCGCCTCGAGCACATCCTCGCGCTCGTCGGAGGCCGACAGCACCAGGATCTTCGACGCCGGGGACACCGCGAGCACCTCGGCGGTCGCCTGCGCGCCGTCACCGTCGGCGAGTCGCATGTCCATCACCACGACGTCGGGCTGGACCGCTGCCGCGCGGCGGCGGGCGGCACCGACCCCGTCGGCGGTGGCGACCACGGCGAAGCCGTCCTCGGCGAGGTCGCGGGCCACCGCCTCGCGCCAGATGGGGTGGTCGTCGACGACCATCACCGTCGGGGCAGCGTCAGTTCCCATTCCGTCCCGCTCTCCGGCCCGGTCGTCAGCTTGGCGCTGCCCCCGAGCCAGTTCATCCGTCCCACAATCGATTTCGCGACACCGATGCGGCCCTCCCGCACCGCCTCATCGAGCCGACCTTCGGCGATTCCGGTGCCGTCGTCACGGATGCTGACCGTGATCGTGTCACCGAGGTCTTCGAGCAGTACGTAGGCGTGGGCGCCGGGCCCGGCGTGGGCGGCCACATTGTCCAGCGCGTTGACGACCGCCGCAGTCAACTCGGTGGCGACGACGGCATCGAGGAATACCGGTTCGGCGGGCAGGCTCACCGAGACACGGTCCGACGCACGCCGCCGCAGCAGCGCGCCGAAGTCGGTCATCGCCCCAGCCCGTGGTTCGGTCTCACCGGAGCTGACCAGACGGCGCAACGCCCGTTCCTGCTCACCGGCGAGTTCGGCGAGTTCAGCGGTCGCACCGCCGATTTCACGACCACGGCGAGACACCAGCGCGAGCACCTGGATGGCGCCGTCGTGCACCTGCCGCGACAACCGCTCCCGCTCCTGGTGCGCCGCCGCCAACCGTGCCGCCTGCTCCAGTTCCGAGTGGGCCCGGCGAGCGGTCTGCGCGGCCATTCCGACCGCCAGGCCGACCGCGAGCTCGATGACGATCGTCGCGTTTCGGCCGAGGTCGTAGTTGATGAAGCCCTTGACGAGCGTGCTGGCGACCATCACCACCACCCCGGTGAACATGCCCGCGATCGGGCCGGCGACGATCGCCGCGGAGATGGTCGCGTTGGTGGCCCACAGCGTCGTCGGCCAGGACTGGTTGTCGGACGTCCACTGCGCGGAGGCGACCACTTCGGTCGACAGGATCAACCCGACCACCACGGCGATCTCGGCCAGCACCCACGACGGCCGCCTGCCGAAACCCTGGAGGTAAGCCACCGCGCACACCGCGCTCCACCCGAGCAGCACGACGAACAGTGCCCACGCCAGTCCGGGCCGGTCCAGGTCGGCGTTGACCGACACCTGGAATCCGAGCGCGTACAGACAACTCAGCAGTCGAAACACCTGAGCTGCACGCCACAGCGGTGCGGCCGGATCCGGGGTACTGTCCGGCATCTGTCTACAGCACCTTGGACAGAAACGCCTTCGTGCGTTCATGTTTCGGATTGGCCAACACCTCGCGGGGCCGTCCGCTCTCCACCACGACCCCGCCGTCCATGAACACCAGATGGTTGGCGACCTCCCTGGCGAACCCCATCTCGTGTGTCACCACCACCATCGTCATACCCTCGCCCGCAAGCGTTTTCATCACCTCGAGGACCTCCCCGACCAGTTCGGGGTCCAACGCCGACGTGGGCTCGTCGAGCAACATCAGTTTCGGGTTCATCGCCAGTGCGCGGGCGATCGCGACGCGCTGCTGCTGACCGCCGGACAACTGGGCGGGATAGGCGTCGGCCTTGGCCGACAACCCCACCTGGTCGAGCAGGTCTCGTGCGCGCGCGAGCGCGACGTCCCTCTTGACCCGTTTGACATGGATGGGCGCCTCGATGACGTTCTCGAGCGCGGTGCGATGGGGGAACAGGTTGAAGTGCTGGAAGACCATTCCGATGTCGCGGCGCTGCTTGGCGGCTTCGCGTGCGGGCATCTCGTAGAGTCTGTTGCCGCGCTGCCGGTAACCGATCAGGTCACCGTCCACATACAGGCGACCGGCGTTGACCCGTTCGAGATGGTTGATGCACCGCAGGAACGTCGACTTGCCCGACCCGGACGGGCCGACCATGCACAGCACCTCACCCTTGCCGATCTCGAGCGTGACGCCCTTGAGTACCTGTAGCGCACCGAAGTTCTTGCAGACGCTTTCGGCTTTGACCATCGGCGTCACGGGTGGGCCTCCCCCAGCGTCTGCGCCTTGGCCAGCGCCTCGAGTTGTCTGGTGGTCAGCTTGCGCGACGCGCCACGCGAGAAATGGCGCTCCAGGTAGTACTGACCGACCATGAGGACGCTGGTGATCGCGAGGTACCACGTGGCGGCGACCAGCAGCAGGGGAACGGGTTCGAAGTTGCGGGCCGCGATCTCGCGCGATGTGATGCCGTACAGGTCCAGCGTGAAGGGCACCGCCGTCACCAGCGACGTGGTCTTCAACATGCTGATCACTTCGTTGCCGGTGGGCGGGATGATCACTCGCATCGCCTGCGGAAGCACCGTGCGTCGCATGGTCATCCCCCACGACATCCCGAGTGCCGTCGAGGCCTCAGCCTGGCCTTCGGGCACGGAACTGATTCCGGCGCGGATGATCTCGGCCATGTACGCTGCCTCGTTGAGCGCCAGCCCGAGAATCGCGAGCAGGAACGGGATCGACAGCGACTGCAGGTTCAACTCGAACAGCGCCGGCCCGAACGGCACCCCGAGTCGGATGTTCTGGTATATCGTGGGCAACAGCCCCCAGAACACCAGCTGCACATACACCGGGGTGCCGCGGAAGATCCAGAGATACACCCACGCAACCGCTTTCAGTACCGGATTCGGTGACAGCCGCATCACTGCGAGCAGCACGCCGAGCCCGATCGCGAGCACCATCGAATAGATGGTCAGTTGCAGCGTGTTGAGTACACCGACTTTGAGCACCCGTTCGTTGAACAGGTACTCCCAGTACGTCGCCCACCGGTAGGACTCGTTGGTCGCCGCGCCGTAGAGGAACAGGACGGCCACGATGACGATGACGACCGCCGCCACCCACCGCCACGGATGGCGCAGAGGAACC contains:
- a CDS encoding Dps family protein — protein: MTITTRRSEDEVQGFQASPELGANLQRVLVDLVELHLQGKQAHWNIVGTNFRDLHLQLDELVDFAREGSDTIAERMRALEAWPDGRSDTVTAGTTLPQFPAYAVSTQDAVDLIAGRVYAAVDTMRQVHDAVDAEDPTTADILHELIDGLEKLAWLIKSENRKV
- a CDS encoding response regulator transcription factor; amino-acid sequence: MGTDAAPTVMVVDDHPIWREAVARDLAEDGFAVVATADGVGAARRRAAAVQPDVVVMDMRLADGDGAQATAEVLAVSPASKILVLSASDEREDVLEAVKAGATGYLVKSASKQELGDAVRATAEGRAVFTPGLAGLVLGEYRRIAQHRGDRPETPRLTERETEILRYVAKGLTAKQIAARLSLSHRTVENHVQATFRKLQIANRVELARYAIEHGLDE
- a CDS encoding DUF2339 domain-containing protein, whose product is MTEPQHAVIARLSTDFAALSAQLARASADLTELDRLLAPSPPPQQRTRPYAPPVTYPPPHVAPVPYPPPPAPKPPRDDGWIGKLLAIAGVAVTLIGVVFLLVLAAQAGMLRPEIRVAAGAALAGGLAAAGWWLYPRLGGRVGAVSLMATGIAAAYMDVIAVTSIYGWVSAPVGLVIAATIAGAGLAVSRRWDSEQLGLLVLVPLLVLAPVVVGGVTLLLVAFMLALSAASLPVQIGKDWLWLHAARIAAVTLPLLVALVGVYFDAGRDRWLAGATGIAALLAIAGALILLPGTANKPVMAVLTGAGVLPVLSVALAVDRVTAALMAAALAAALLALVVVGDRLPGLDRAVRRIWAVLSAVCALIGVLAAFEGPITGPVLLAMALVVAATGRRHMTARAISIGFALIGAACYLSWAPPYTLLWGTATSAAVGVSTLVASVLLMAWSVVVAWSFPRRNSATWAGAAAVTGYALTTFAVTAGVLAAGTDSGFYAGHMAATICWIALAAALFGYAAKLPRTGRSLPIGGGLALVAAAMTKLFLFDLGTLDGIFRVVVFIVVGLVLLGMGAGYARLLDKQDQQNA
- a CDS encoding amino acid ABC transporter ATP-binding protein, yielding MVKAESVCKNFGALQVLKGVTLEIGKGEVLCMVGPSGSGKSTFLRCINHLERVNAGRLYVDGDLIGYRQRGNRLYEMPAREAAKQRRDIGMVFQHFNLFPHRTALENVIEAPIHVKRVKRDVALARARDLLDQVGLSAKADAYPAQLSGGQQQRVAIARALAMNPKLMLLDEPTSALDPELVGEVLEVMKTLAGEGMTMVVVTHEMGFAREVANHLVFMDGGVVVESGRPREVLANPKHERTKAFLSKVL
- the macS gene encoding MacS family sensor histidine kinase, translated to MPDSTPDPAAPLWRAAQVFRLLSCLYALGFQVSVNADLDRPGLAWALFVVLLGWSAVCAVAYLQGFGRRPSWVLAEIAVVVGLILSTEVVASAQWTSDNQSWPTTLWATNATISAAIVAGPIAGMFTGVVVMVASTLVKGFINYDLGRNATIVIELAVGLAVGMAAQTARRAHSELEQAARLAAAHQERERLSRQVHDGAIQVLALVSRRGREIGGATAELAELAGEQERALRRLVSSGETEPRAGAMTDFGALLRRRASDRVSVSLPAEPVFLDAVVATELTAAVVNALDNVAAHAGPGAHAYVLLEDLGDTITVSIRDDGTGIAEGRLDEAVREGRIGVAKSIVGRMNWLGGSAKLTTGPESGTEWELTLPRR
- a CDS encoding amino acid ABC transporter permease; the protein is MSDVDTSSPTAPAAIDAVPLRHPWRWVAAVVIVIVAVLFLYGAATNESYRWATYWEYLFNERVLKVGVLNTLQLTIYSMVLAIGLGVLLAVMRLSPNPVLKAVAWVYLWIFRGTPVYVQLVFWGLLPTIYQNIRLGVPFGPALFELNLQSLSIPFLLAILGLALNEAAYMAEIIRAGISSVPEGQAEASTALGMSWGMTMRRTVLPQAMRVIIPPTGNEVISMLKTTSLVTAVPFTLDLYGITSREIAARNFEPVPLLLVAATWYLAITSVLMVGQYYLERHFSRGASRKLTTRQLEALAKAQTLGEAHP